One genomic region from Bactrocera tryoni isolate S06 chromosome 3, CSIRO_BtryS06_freeze2, whole genome shotgun sequence encodes:
- the LOC120772513 gene encoding ctenidin-1-like isoform X2, which yields MAKLMIILAVCVAVTMAYPGHGGGRGGHGQGGYGQGGYGQGGFNGGQGGLGGGQGGFGGGQGGLGGGRGGSGGGHGGAGVGGGQGNYGGNGGYGGQGGFGGQGGYGAGGHGY from the exons ATGGCTAAGCTAATG ATAATCCTCGCTGTTTGCGTCGCCGTGACAATGGCGTATCCAGGTCATGGTGGCGGTCGAGGTGGTCACGGTCAAGGTGGTTACGGTCAAGGCG GTTACGGTCAAGGTGGTTTTAATGGCGGCCAAGGTGGTCTAGGAGGCGGTCAAGGTGGTTTTGGTGGCGGCCAAGGTGGTCTAGGAGGCGGACGTGGTGGCTCAGGAGGTGGTCACGGTGGTGCTGGAGTTGGAGGAGGACAAGGCAACTATGGTGGAAACGGCGGTTACGGTGGGCAAGGCGGCTTTGGTGGACAAGGCGGATATGGTGCTGGTGGTCAtggttattaa
- the LOC120773132 gene encoding acanthoscurrin-2-like — protein sequence MGINSGKYLLIVGLLLLVGQYKSVSGYPQAAKATALASADARSSGDNAGALAVASAEADADLKGSETFGFGYYPGVIGGGGLYGHGLGYGGYGYGGRWGYGGYHGYGGYGGYGGYGGGYGGDGYGGRGGIGGGQGGYGGGSLGGHGGGGGYGGGEGGFGGQSGGGYGGGLGGYGGQGGGSGYGGRQGGHGGGGSGGGYGGSGRGGYGGGGY from the exons ATGGGGATTAACAGCGGAAAG TACCTTTTAATTGTTGGCCTCCTGTTGCTTGTTGGCCAATATAAAAGCGTTAGTGGGTATCCTCAAGCTGCTAAGGCTACTGCGCTGGCAAGCGCAGATGCG cgaTCCAGTGGTGACAACGCCGGTGCCCTTGCTGTGGCGTCTGCTGAGGCAGATGCCGATTTGAAGGGTTCGGAAACCTTTGGTTTTGGCTACTATCCGGGTGTGATTGGCGGTGGTGGTCTATATGGTCATGGCTTAGGTTATGGCGGCTATGGTTACGGCGGGCGCTGGGGTTATGGCGGCTACCACGGTTATGGCGGTTATGGTGGGTATGGTGGCTACGGAGGCGGTTATGGCGGTG ATGGTTATGGTGGTCGTGGAGGAATTGGTGGCGGTCAAGGTGGTTACGGTGGTGGTAGTCTAGGCGGAcacggtggtggtggtggttacGGTGGCGGTGAAGGCGGCTTTGGTGGACAAAGCGGTGGTGGTTATGGTGGCGGTCTAGGCGGATATGGTGGACAAGGTGGTGGTAGTGGTTATGGCGGCAGACAAGGCGGACATGGTGGTGGTGGCAGTGGTGGTGGATACGGAGGTAGCGGCCGTGGTGGATATGGTGGCGGTGGCTACTAA
- the LOC120772513 gene encoding ctenidin-1-like isoform X1, whose product MAKLMIILAVCVAVTMAYPGHGGGRGGHGQGGYGQGGYGQGGFNGGQGGLGGGQGGYGQGGFNGGQGGLGGGQGGFGGGQGGLGGGRGGSGGGHGGAGVGGGQGNYGGNGGYGGQGGFGGQGGYGAGGHGY is encoded by the exons ATGGCTAAGCTAATG ATAATCCTCGCTGTTTGCGTCGCCGTGACAATGGCGTATCCAGGTCATGGTGGCGGTCGAGGTGGTCACGGTCAAGGTGGTTACGGTCAAGGCGGTTACGGTCAAGGTGGTTTTAATGGCGGTCAAGGTGGTCTAGGAGGCGGTCAAGGAGGTTACGGTCAAGGTGGTTTTAATGGCGGCCAAGGTGGTCTAGGAGGCGGTCAAGGTGGTTTTGGTGGCGGCCAAGGTGGTCTAGGAGGCGGACGTGGTGGCTCAGGAGGTGGTCACGGTGGTGCTGGAGTTGGAGGAGGACAAGGCAACTATGGTGGAAACGGCGGTTACGGTGGGCAAGGCGGCTTTGGTGGACAAGGCGGATATGGTGCTGGTGGTCAtggttattaa
- the LOC120770044 gene encoding uncharacterized protein LOC120770044 — MAMLTRRTSPGSPKALQRFQNCISFLWPSLHSGTSQDNRIQRKSTQLDTIDCLTNELVSRNSKKWDELRDTLIKKTNKSDLSAHNFSDHNEMVSTSFGQNVNMLSKGVVSDLQAIRSPQLGLDIRSLSQAQLDNLLLSTVEIKNKPDFLYLIRQCLRHKQLPSNEVLLACLKYLMQLCRLQQIDSLADLCKLHEHPLVKTYANFAPFKAMALWRSGSADIALMTLHRGYGDCMETDEGRRMTRNVFRTIVEETLVQKSDAVLVSLMQVARSIYKEQKDIFVVACVWKQCFASEWFCDQKSAAELYEHYKELQLLVARRSSSLCSSFLRANNVDAVHRLIEAFLQKDQREACANCLGQLFNHQYLRSDLRACAEIIKSCSELGMPLSAVQNEQFLSLFLNQPAKTAVRNVGHQSKPIKEFQYKF; from the exons ATGGCAATGTTGACGCGTCGTACATCACCCGGCTCACCGAAAGCTTTACAACGTTTTCAAAACTGCATATCCTTTCTCTGGCCGTCATTGCATTCAGGTACATCTCAAGACAATAGAATACAGCGTAAGTCCACCCAACTGGACACAATTGATTGTTTAACGAATGAACTAGTGAGTCGCAATTCAAAGAAATGGGATGAACTACGAGACACGCTTATTAAGAAAACCAACAAAAGTGATTTAAGTGCACACAACTTTAGTGATCACAACGAAATGGTATCTACGAGTTTCGGTCAGAATGTGAATATGTTGTCCAAAGGTGTTGTAAGCGATTTACAAGCTATTCGTTCACCACAACTGGGGCTAGATATACGTTCTTTATCTCAAGCACAACTGGACAATTTATTATTATCTACggtggaaataaaaaataaaccagATTTTCTATACCTAATCAGGCAATGTTTACGTCACAAACAGTTACCATCGAATGAAGTACTCTTGGCTTGTCTTAAATACCTCATGCAATTGTGTCGTTTGCAACAGATTGACTCATTGGCAGATTTGTGTAAGCTACATGAACATCCACTTGTTAAAACCTATGCCAATTTCGCACCGTTCAAAGCAATGGCACTATGGCGAAGTGGAAGTGCCGATATAGCTTTAATGACATTGCATCGCGGCTATGGGGACTGTATGGAAACGGATGAAGGCAGGCGAATGACGCGTAACGTATTTCGTACTATTGTTGAAGAGACATTAGTGCAAAAGAGCGATGCGGTCTTAGTGTCACTGATGCAAGTGGCACGCTCAATATATAAAGAacaaaaagatatttttgttgTCGCCTGTGTGTGGAAACAGTGTTTCGCTAGTGAATGGTTCTGTGACCAAAAATCCGCAGCAGAGCTTTATGAACATTATAAAGAGCTACAATTACTTGTCGCGCGACG TTCAAGTTCTCTTTGTTCATCATTTTTACGTGCGAATAATGTTGATGCTGTACATCGGCTAATTGAAGCGTTTTTACAAAAAGATCAACGAGAAGCTTGCGCAAATTGTCTGGGTCAATTGTTTAATCACCAAt ATTTGCGGAGTGATTTAAGAGCTTGTGCTGAGATCATTAAGTCTTGCAGTGAACTAGGAATGCCGCTAAGCGCAGTTCaaaatgaacaatttttaaGTTTGTTCCTTAATCAACCGGCAAAAACTGCTGTACGCAATGTGGGTCATCAATCAAAACCAATTAAAGAGTTCcagtataaattttaa
- the LOC120770847 gene encoding uncharacterized protein LOC120770847, with protein sequence MKSKRNKTEPQFEENGDSEAADCNETGENWEIQSPQAQTRWTPECTRVMLQLRFERQLEFQQRIRQKKELWSEIATEMRRQGLCDFSLTAEVCDLKYRNMLQTYKKNRLKEDSGMQSLIAWEYYDIFKEALTASDDLDAYQEGQERVVPSLFCESVCEVTNEDEIWSEANEADSKLTLGDSTVNVKTSALENGIDDAKAITNTNANSRKRSRRSMMKSEAVSPSPTRQLDTISTNESKTAIQRQNSKPETVALANPNDEMNPPHANVKPDTSFRVQRKRVCSSIGVPPISINVEATRADIEPHSQVSINAIQNDPIISSTSAATMPIPNIIHAPPLQPQTPQPPQSAVPPLVNQTPITIVHPNQLQAVPIGLAPSEMRECQVFGESIGLQLANVREPHIRAMLQLKIQELLYLAKTGKLVETTRF encoded by the exons atgaaatcaaaGCGAAACAAAACTGAACCACAATTCGAAGAAAATGGTGACTCTGAAGCCGCAGACTGCAACGAAACCGGTGAAAATTGGGAGATACAATCGCCTCAAGCGCAAACCCGGTGGACACCAGAATGCACACGAGTTATGCTGCAATTGCGTTTTGAAAGGCAACTAGAGTTCCAACAACGTATTAGACAGAAAAAAGAACTGTGGTCTGAGATTGCCACTGAAATGAGACGGCAAGGTTTGTGCGACTTTTCATTAACTGCGGAAGTCTGTGATTTGAAATATCGAAATATGCTGCAAACTTATAAGAAGAATAGATTGAAGGAAGATAGTGGTATGCAGTCTTTAATTGCGTGGGAGTATTATGATATTTTCAAGGAGGCATTAACGGCATCTGATGACTTGGATGCATACCAAGAGGGGCAGGAACGTGTTGTGCCATCATTGTTTTGTGAATCTGTATGTGAGGTAACTAACGAAGACGAGATATGGTCGGAAGCAAACGAGGCAGATTCCAAACTGACACTTGGCGATTCAACAGTTAATGTTAAAACAAGTGCTTTAGAAAATGGAATAGATGATGCTAAAGCTATAACAAAT actAATGCCAATAGCAGAAAAAGGAGCAGAAGGTCTATGATGAAATCTGAAGCGGTTAGCCCTTCCCCAACAAGACAACTGGATACAATATCAACTAACGAGTCAAAAACAGCTATTCAACGTCAAAATTCAAAACCAGAAACTGTTGCGCTCGCCAACCCAAATGATgaaatg AATCCACCTCACGCTAATGTTAAGCCGGATACATCTTTTCGCGTTCAACGGAAGCGTGTCTGCTCGTCTATTGGTGTTCCACCAATTTCTATAAATGTAGAAGCTACAAGGGCAGATATAGAACCTCATAGCCAAGTTTCAATaaatgccatacaaaatgatccCATCATATCGTCTACTTCTGCCGCAACAATGCCCATTCCAAATATAATACACGCACCACCTCTACAACCGCAAACACCACAACCGCCACAATCTGCCGTCCCACCACTTGTTAATCAAACACCCATTACCATTGTTCATCCAAATCAATTGCAAGCCGTACCGATTGGCTTAGCACCTTCTGAAATGCGCGAGTGTCAAGTGTTTGGTGAAAGTATTGGTTTACAATTGGCCAATGTTAGGGAACCGCACATACGAGCGATGctacaattaaaaatacaagAACTTCTTTATTTAGCGAAAACTGGAAAACTTGTGGAAACAACTCGCTTTTGA